The genome window ACGAGCTCTTGTATCTCCCATAGCTATACTGCCAACATATTCTAAATGACTTGGATTAAATGGCATGGAGACTAAAAGTTTATTTCCACTTCTTGTAGTACGTTCAGATTCATATCCATAATGGTATTTTACATCACAATCACCGTGTAATTCAGGATTAGGATATCCTTCAAATTCACTGAATAATCTTTCAAGCGGTTTTCCAATCACATTCACAAGGAAATTTAAACGTCCGCGATGCGCAATAGCAATAGTGCATTCTTGTGCCCCTAGTTTACCTGCTTCATCAATAAAGCTTTCAACAGCGGGAAATTGAGAATCAGCTCCTTCGATAGAAAAACGTTTTTTCCCTATGTATTTAGTCGCTATTGTTTTTTCAAGGGAATCAGATTTTGCCAATTCATGGTAAATTGCTGTTTGTGTATCTTTTGCAACAGGTTTATAAATTAGAGCAAATTGTTCTTGTAACCAGAATCTTTCTTCTGTACTTTCTATGTGCTCTATTTCTGCTCCAACCGTTCCAGCATATCTCGCTTCTAAAACTTTCTGTAATTCTGCGAAAGTCATTTTATCTAAACCAATTAGCAAGCCAGCCATAGTTGTTTTTGATAAATCTGATTCAGAAATTCCATAATTTTCAGTTTTTAGAGATGGAACTTCAGGGCTTGTATTTTGTAGTGGGTTAACTTTTGCTTTTAAATGACCAAAGCTTTTCCAAGCTTGAACAAAAGCTGCTACTTTAAATTCAAACTGTATTGCATCTTGGCTCATGTTTAATGAATTTGAATTTTCATTTCTTTGTTGATGACTTAAATCAGTTAATAATTCATTAAAGTGTGGAACATCATTTGCTAGAGCAGTGGCTGTGCCAAAGCCTTCGTGAAATCCTTCAAAGTATGCTCGCCATTCAATTCCAACTGAATTGGGGTCGGAAGAATATCGCGAAAACATTTCCTCTACATAACCAGCATTATTTTGAAAAACAGAATTAAAATTACCACTCATATTTGCCACAAGTCCTTATCAGGAAGTAAATCGAAATGCAGACAGACGCACCACATCTAAAATTGTGTTATCACAACTTCGGATTTTGTTGCAGAGACTATCAAAATTAATCGGGTATAAACAATTTTTCTTCATCAGAATCGTAGATGATCAAGTTAGCGTAACGACACCATTTTAAAAGGGTCTGAAATTGAACATCATGATCTTCAAAAGGGAGCATCATGACAATCTGCTCGATTGCAATATCTGCTTCTAATCCTTCATCGCCACTATTTTTAACTAACTCATATATAGAATAAACTACCGGCAATTTTAAGATTGCAGTCCGCATAATTTTGCCACGAGCTTCGGCATCATGTTCCGCAGCAAATTTTCTGCCTTCATCGGTTAAAATGACGCGAATTCCTGGAGTTGTTATAAAACCTAAAGTTTCAGCTGCGGCTACAGCAGGTAGAACTTGATCGACGCTTTGTCCCATATCTTCGCACAAATCATAAAGATCGGTGGTTTCAACTTCTGTGCTTAATCTGCTGACGAGACCTTCAACCAAAGTTAGATTTGTATTAATTAAGGGTTTAACTCTCTTTGCTTTATTTAAAGAAGTATCTTTGGTTCTTATCTCTTCAGAGGTTTTATCATTTGGTAAATTAATAGATTTATTTCTTGTTATTTGATCAGAATTTCTTTGTTGTAGAATCAATTCTGGAGTTGAAGTGTCAAAATCAACATCTTCTGTTACTTTATCAAGGTGAAGTTGACCAAATGCTTTTTCAAGAAGTTCTTCTAATTCTTTATATTCAGGAGAATTCGGCATTCTAGGACGAGGTAAATTAATTTCTATTGAACGAAAAATAGTCCCTGGATTAGATGAAAGGATTAGAATTCTATCAGCAAGTTGTAATGCTTCTTCAAAGCGGTGCGTTACAAGAACGCAAGCACGAATTTTTCTTTCTGTTTGTCCCCAAATTCTTACGAGTTCAGCTCGCAAAGATTCGCTAGTTAATGGGTCTAAAGCTGAAAAAGGCTCATCCATGAACATGATCATGGGGTCAGAGACCATGGCGCGTGCCAAGCTTACTCTTTGCCGCATTCCTCCACTTAATTCGCGAGGAAAAGCATCTTCAAAACCTTTTAATCCTACTAATTGAATAATTCTATCTACACGTATATTTTGTTCCGATTTTGTTAATTTTGGCATTGAAACGGCTATATTTTCCCGAATGGTCATCCAAGGAAACAAGGCAAAATTTTGAAAAACAAAGGCACTTAATTGCATGTTTTCAGGTGATGGATTCGCATAAGTAACAGTTCCTCTATCAGGATTGATGAGACCAGCCATACAACGCAAAAGCGTTGATTTACCTGATCCTGATAAACCAACTAAAGCCAGAAATTCACCATCATAAATATCGAGATGAATTCCTTCCAAAACAGTAAACATATTTCCACTAGGACGTCTGTAATCTTTGCATAAAGATCTAACAGAGAGCACAACTTTCTTTTTAGACATAGCCTAATCCTTAACTCTTTCAGCAAATATTTGCAGAGTTCGCCATAAGGTGCGATTTAAAATGATTAAAGTTACAACAATACAAATGATTGCAGCGATCAATTTTTGATAATTACCTTGCGCCGATGCGCTAGCGAGTTCTGCTCCTATACCAAAGGAATGCATTGATCCACCAGGAAACTCAACTACTTCTGCAACCATACTGGCATTCCAAGCTCCTCCAGCTGCAGTAATCCAGCCTGTCGCTAAAGAAGGTAAAATAGCTGGAAAATATAATTTACTAAAGCGATGCCATAAAGAAAATTTATAGATTTGTGTAACAAATTTTAAATCAGCCGAAATTCGCGAAGCTCCGCCAATGACATTAAATAAAATGTACCATTGGCATCCTACACACATTAATAATGTTGCATTGATAAAGGGAGGAACATTAACAAAACTTAAACCTAAAGTTATTAATGGAAATAAAACAGGAGCGGGAAATGCTGCTAAATTTTGAATAATAGGCTGAAAAAAATTTTCTAATCTAGGATTTAAACCGAGCCATAGACCAACGGGTATTGTCCAAAATGAACTAATAATTAACACAAGAAGGACTTTTATTCCTGTAAATAAAACCGCATTCATTAAATTAAACCAATCTTTACTCGAAAGAGAGGCAAGAGTCTGGCCGAAAGAAGGTAATTTAGGTAATAAAGTAAAGACAAGACCACCAATAGCAAAGGTGATAAGTAGTGATAAAATAGATGAACGACGAATTTTATTTACATTTTCATCAGAAAACCAATTTTTTGGACTGATTACAGTTCCCCATTTATCAATATTGTCAATCAAATATTTTCTTGTTGCACCTGATTCATTGATTTTAGATTTAGGAAACAAAAACAAAATACTTTTTTTAAAAAAGTTTGAAATTATTTCAGGAATACTTGTTTGTCTTATTAAATTAAGAAACCAATTGTCATCTTGAACTCCTTTTCCATCATCGCTATCTCGATAACGAGAAACCCAGGCTATTAAAGGTTTCCAGAGAAAAATATCTGTGCTCACTATAATGATAAGTAAAGTAACTAAAGCAATAGAAAAATTGATATAGTTGCCTGTTGCAAAAGTTTCAGCAATATAACTTCCTAACCCAGGTAAACGAAAATCTTTGTTACCTAATGTAAAAGCCTCACATGTTGTTAAAAAAAACCAGCCTCCTGCCATTGACATCATTCCATTATAAATTAATGGTCGATATCCATTAGGAAAATCTACAAAGAAAAATTTTTGTAATTTTGTAAGTTGATAGATTTTTGCAACTTCTTTAAATTCTGGTTGTAAAGATCTTTGTGATTCATAATAAGCAAATGCTAGATTCCAAACTTGTCCTGTAAAAATAGTTAAAATACAAGCGAATTCTAAACCCCAACGACTTCCTTGGAAAATTGATATTAATGCTAGAACAAAACCAGGTAAAAAAGCCACAACGGGAAGACTTTGGAGAACATCAAGAATTGGGATCATTAATTTTTCAAGAGATTTATTATTTGCAGCTATAGTTCCATATATAATAGCAAAAATATAACTTAAAATTAGTGCTATCAAGCTGCGTACAAAGGACAGGAGGGAATAACTTGGTAGTGATGAGATTGATGTGTTTATATCAACTTTTTCTAAGTAGGGCGAATTTCCTGAGCTAAAAAAGTCGGCAAAGCCCATGCCCAGAACGATGACAATAAGGATAACTGCAATATCCGCTCTTAAAAAAGCACCTCGGGTTGCTTGCACTTTGGCAAATTGTGTCATGCTCACCTCTTGACTGGAATGAGATCATAATCTCATTTTTTAGTAACTCCAACTGTAAAGCATAATGAGATATAGTAATGCAAGACACTAAGTGACATTATTTAAGCAATCGATTTGCTTGTTTTGTTAAAGTATATATATGTGATGGTAAAGTTTCAATAACAATTCCTTTTTCATCGCGCATTGGATATTGCGGGAACAATATATAACCGTCTTGTGGGGCATAAAAATCTTGTCCCGGCAAAAATGCACCAAGGAGTTGTCCTTTTGTTACCTTTTCTAAATTAATAAATTCCTTTACTAATTTAGTCTGCTGAGTTTTGAACTTTTCTGAATATATTATTTGCAGAATATTTAACTCATTTTTTTTTCTAGCTAAATTATGAATGCATCTTTTTTTCAATTGTATTAAATCCATTAATTGCATACTATTAATTATTGCTAATTTACAAGTATTTGTTGCTTTTTCTGAAATTCCTTGCTGACCTAATTCTAATGTTAAGCCAGGTTTATTTAATAATCTAACATATTCATCCGAACACATTCCTTCTGCAGAATAGGGAGTATTTGATCTGCGAGTCACAAAAATATTACAACAGCCAATTGCTCTTGCCCAAGAATAACTTATACTGTGCATAGTAAAAATATAGAAAGGTTCCAAACAAGGTTTATTTGTTTGATGAAAATCAAGAAATAAATCACAAGTGTTCAATAATTTTTTTATTTCCTCAGCTCGGTTTTTTTCAGAAGATTTTTTATTATTTTCTAGAGGAGAAAAAGATCTATTTAAATCATCTTCTATAAATCTTTTATTTTCTAAGGATGCTTTTTTGTTTCCTAAGAAAAAGGAAATTTTACCACCATATTTTATTTTTTTATCGATTAAATTTTGAATTACTTGCAAAACCCCTGGTAATGAGCCCGTTTCATTTCCATGAACGATGCTACCAATCACGATATGGCCATTATGTGATTTAAAGTCTAAATGTATACAATCATTTATAATGCCTTTGGATCGTTTTTCTAATTTTTCAAATGTCTCTAGATATTGTGTTAGCATAAATAAGCTACCTTAAGTCTTTTTTTACTAATTTCATTATGTTATAAAAAAAAGAATTGTCAAAGCCAATTTTATTTGCTTCTATGGAGCAAATAAAATTAAGGTTATTAGTTTTATTAAGTTGACTTCTGCGTATTGGAAATTTTA of Pigmentibacter sp. JX0631 contains these proteins:
- a CDS encoding nitrate/sulfonate/bicarbonate ABC transporter ATP-binding protein gives rise to the protein MSKKKVVLSVRSLCKDYRRPSGNMFTVLEGIHLDIYDGEFLALVGLSGSGKSTLLRCMAGLINPDRGTVTYANPSPENMQLSAFVFQNFALFPWMTIRENIAVSMPKLTKSEQNIRVDRIIQLVGLKGFEDAFPRELSGGMRQRVSLARAMVSDPMIMFMDEPFSALDPLTSESLRAELVRIWGQTERKIRACVLVTHRFEEALQLADRILILSSNPGTIFRSIEINLPRPRMPNSPEYKELEELLEKAFGQLHLDKVTEDVDFDTSTPELILQQRNSDQITRNKSINLPNDKTSEEIRTKDTSLNKAKRVKPLINTNLTLVEGLVSRLSTEVETTDLYDLCEDMGQSVDQVLPAVAAAETLGFITTPGIRVILTDEGRKFAAEHDAEARGKIMRTAILKLPVVYSIYELVKNSGDEGLEADIAIEQIVMMLPFEDHDVQFQTLLKWCRYANLIIYDSDEEKLFIPD
- a CDS encoding ABC transporter permease subunit, producing the protein MTQFAKVQATRGAFLRADIAVILIVIVLGMGFADFFSSGNSPYLEKVDINTSISSLPSYSLLSFVRSLIALILSYIFAIIYGTIAANNKSLEKLMIPILDVLQSLPVVAFLPGFVLALISIFQGSRWGLEFACILTIFTGQVWNLAFAYYESQRSLQPEFKEVAKIYQLTKLQKFFFVDFPNGYRPLIYNGMMSMAGGWFFLTTCEAFTLGNKDFRLPGLGSYIAETFATGNYINFSIALVTLLIIIVSTDIFLWKPLIAWVSRYRDSDDGKGVQDDNWFLNLIRQTSIPEIISNFFKKSILFLFPKSKINESGATRKYLIDNIDKWGTVISPKNWFSDENVNKIRRSSILSLLITFAIGGLVFTLLPKLPSFGQTLASLSSKDWFNLMNAVLFTGIKVLLVLIISSFWTIPVGLWLGLNPRLENFFQPIIQNLAAFPAPVLFPLITLGLSFVNVPPFINATLLMCVGCQWYILFNVIGGASRISADLKFVTQIYKFSLWHRFSKLYFPAILPSLATGWITAAGGAWNASMVAEVVEFPGGSMHSFGIGAELASASAQGNYQKLIAAIICIVVTLIILNRTLWRTLQIFAERVKD
- a CDS encoding succinylglutamate desuccinylase/aspartoacylase family protein — its product is MLTQYLETFEKLEKRSKGIINDCIHLDFKSHNGHIVIGSIVHGNETGSLPGVLQVIQNLIDKKIKYGGKISFFLGNKKASLENKRFIEDDLNRSFSPLENNKKSSEKNRAEEIKKLLNTCDLFLDFHQTNKPCLEPFYIFTMHSISYSWARAIGCCNIFVTRRSNTPYSAEGMCSDEYVRLLNKPGLTLELGQQGISEKATNTCKLAIINSMQLMDLIQLKKRCIHNLARKKNELNILQIIYSEKFKTQQTKLVKEFINLEKVTKGQLLGAFLPGQDFYAPQDGYILFPQYPMRDEKGIVIETLPSHIYTLTKQANRLLK